In a single window of the Microbacterium sp. SL75 genome:
- the glnA gene encoding type I glutamate--ammonia ligase has protein sequence MDKQRDFVLRTIEERGVKFVRLWFTDVVGTLKSVAIAPAEVEGAFTEGLGFDGSAIEGLTRSYESDLLAHPDPTTFQILPWRGEIDPTARMFCDITTPDGQPAVADPRHVLKRTLAKAADAGFTFYTHPEIEFYLLKSSQLGADGRPQPVDSAGYFDNVPGGTAHDFRRRSVRMLEDLGISVEFSHHEGGPGQNEIDLRYADALTTADNIMTFRTVVKEVAIEQGVYATFMPKPISGQPGSGMHTHLSLFEGDMNAFYEEGGQYQLSKVGRHFIAGLLRHANEISAVTNQFVNSYKRLWGGDEAPSFICWGHNNRSALVRVPLYKPNKGQSTRVEYRALDSAANPYLSYALMLAAGLKGIEQEYELPAEAEDNVWSLSDTERRALGYAPLPASLDHALEYLEESELVAETLGETVFKYVLLNKRREWQQYRAQVTPFELASNLEAL, from the coding sequence ATGGACAAGCAGCGCGATTTCGTCTTGCGCACGATCGAGGAGCGGGGCGTCAAGTTCGTCCGCCTCTGGTTCACCGATGTGGTCGGCACGCTGAAGTCGGTGGCGATCGCCCCGGCTGAGGTCGAGGGCGCCTTCACCGAGGGGCTCGGCTTCGACGGCTCGGCGATCGAGGGGCTCACGCGCTCCTACGAGTCGGACCTGCTGGCGCACCCCGATCCCACGACCTTCCAGATCCTGCCGTGGCGCGGAGAGATCGACCCGACGGCGCGCATGTTCTGCGACATCACGACGCCCGACGGCCAGCCGGCCGTCGCCGACCCTCGCCACGTGCTCAAGCGGACGCTCGCGAAGGCGGCCGACGCCGGGTTCACGTTCTACACGCACCCCGAGATCGAGTTCTACCTGCTGAAGTCGTCGCAGCTCGGCGCGGACGGACGCCCGCAGCCCGTCGACTCGGCCGGATACTTCGACAACGTCCCCGGCGGCACGGCGCACGACTTCCGCCGCCGTTCGGTGCGCATGCTCGAAGACCTCGGCATCTCGGTCGAGTTCAGCCACCACGAGGGCGGTCCCGGTCAGAACGAGATCGACCTGCGGTATGCCGACGCGCTCACCACGGCCGACAACATCATGACCTTCCGCACGGTGGTGAAGGAGGTCGCGATCGAGCAGGGCGTGTACGCCACCTTCATGCCCAAGCCCATCAGCGGCCAGCCCGGCAGCGGCATGCACACGCACCTGTCGCTCTTCGAGGGCGACATGAACGCCTTCTACGAAGAGGGCGGGCAGTACCAGCTCTCGAAGGTCGGTCGCCACTTCATCGCGGGCCTGCTCCGCCACGCGAACGAGATCTCGGCCGTGACGAACCAGTTCGTCAACTCGTACAAGCGTCTGTGGGGCGGCGACGAGGCACCGAGCTTCATCTGCTGGGGCCACAACAACCGCTCCGCTCTCGTGCGCGTGCCGCTGTACAAGCCCAACAAGGGCCAGTCGACCCGCGTCGAGTACCGCGCCCTCGACTCCGCCGCGAACCCCTACCTGTCGTACGCGCTCATGCTCGCGGCCGGACTCAAGGGCATCGAGCAGGAGTACGAGCTCCCCGCCGAGGCGGAGGACAACGTGTGGTCGCTCAGCGACACCGAGCGCCGTGCCCTCGGCTACGCGCCGCTTCCCGCGAGCCTCGACCACGCCCTCGAGTACCTCGAGGAGTCGGAGCTCGTCGCCGAGACGCTGGGCGAGACGGTCTTCAAGTACGTGCTGCTCAACAAGCGTCGCGAGTGGCAGCAGTACCGCGCCCAGGTGACGCCGTTCGAGCTCGCGAGCAACCTCGAAGCACTCTGA
- a CDS encoding bifunctional [glutamine synthetase] adenylyltransferase/[glutamine synthetase]-adenylyl-L-tyrosine phosphorylase → MTSGDRSTALTALARTGFSRLAEADSLLGELEESVGVGRADAMQLAQRVADPDRALLSILQVARRDRDAVRATAADAGAWRALWDLAGASDGFAEFYLRHPDELAHLSGAGLTLPDEPTMRAELLASVGDVEGFASDSSDAAWVALRVRYRRLLARIAAYDLGQDDPAGAIPVVSSSLADLAGAALEAALSVARARVSGAGPGSFPREQVEATRFAIIAMGKTGARELNYVSDVDVIFVGGTADEDVVSEARAIDIGTRLAVQTMRGISGPEIEPPLWEVDPNLRPEGKQGALVRSLASHEQYYARWAKSWEFQALLKARAIAGDATLGAEYVAAVQPLVWHSAARENFVEGVQRMRERVTDHIPAAEVNRQLKLGPGGIRDVEFTVQLLQLVHGLTDERIRQRGTLEALDALVAEGYIGRTEAEAFGRDYRLLRLLEHRLQLRGLRRTALLPEKDDDLRVLARASRLADSASGVQAVWEGIKREVRDIHVRLFYRPLLSAVAALPEGERTLSTEQARDRLAAIGFRDPAGALRHIAALTSGLSRKATIQRHLMPIMIRWFADGVDPDYGLLVFRRISERLGNTPWFLRMLRDSAGAAESLTRVLSGSRYIGELMEWIPESVAWLDDDALLRPRSGKALEEEARAIQTRWQNIDDAMRSVRALRRREMLRVAMAAVLGTVSLEELSDALTTITEVTIQATLRAVRRVVVPPEDDDLDFAVIAMGRFGGREIGFGSDADVMYVYRANGVDPQRAGQLALKLVAGLREHSEDHRLPLDLDAELRPEGRSGPLARSLDAYAEYYRRWSLSWEAQALLRARGVAGSVKLIGAFLDLADEVRYPESADPNGLREIRRIKARVENERLPQGADPARHLKLGPGSISDVEWLVQLLQLQHARATPAMRTTSTLEALEAAVDAGHIESDAADKLAAAWHLASRLRSANTLLSGQTSNVLPVDRAKLDGIGRILEYAPRSATQVEEDYFGATRRARRVFDKLFYG, encoded by the coding sequence ATGACCTCGGGCGATCGCTCCACCGCGCTCACCGCCCTGGCTCGCACCGGCTTCTCGCGGCTCGCCGAAGCAGACTCCCTGCTCGGCGAGCTCGAGGAGTCGGTGGGGGTCGGACGGGCGGATGCCATGCAGCTCGCGCAGCGCGTGGCGGATCCCGACCGTGCCCTCCTGTCGATCCTGCAGGTCGCCCGCCGGGATCGTGACGCGGTTCGCGCGACGGCCGCCGACGCCGGCGCGTGGCGGGCCCTGTGGGATCTGGCCGGCGCCTCCGACGGGTTCGCCGAGTTCTACCTCCGCCACCCCGACGAGCTCGCCCACCTGTCGGGTGCCGGTCTGACGCTGCCGGACGAGCCCACCATGAGGGCCGAGCTCCTGGCATCCGTCGGCGATGTCGAGGGTTTCGCGTCGGATTCCTCGGATGCCGCGTGGGTCGCATTGCGCGTGCGCTATCGCCGCTTGCTGGCCCGGATCGCGGCGTACGACCTCGGCCAGGATGACCCGGCGGGGGCGATCCCCGTCGTTTCCTCCTCACTCGCCGATCTGGCGGGAGCCGCCCTCGAAGCCGCGCTGAGCGTGGCTCGGGCGCGGGTGTCCGGTGCCGGGCCGGGGTCCTTTCCGCGCGAACAGGTGGAGGCGACCCGGTTCGCCATCATCGCAATGGGCAAGACCGGCGCACGCGAGCTGAACTACGTCAGCGACGTCGACGTGATCTTCGTCGGGGGAACCGCCGACGAAGACGTGGTCTCCGAGGCGAGGGCGATCGATATCGGCACCCGCCTCGCCGTTCAGACGATGCGCGGCATCTCGGGACCCGAAATCGAGCCGCCCCTGTGGGAGGTCGACCCGAATCTGCGCCCCGAGGGCAAGCAGGGCGCGCTGGTGCGCAGCCTCGCCTCGCACGAGCAGTACTACGCCCGGTGGGCCAAGAGCTGGGAGTTCCAGGCGCTGCTGAAGGCCCGGGCCATCGCGGGGGACGCGACGCTCGGCGCTGAGTACGTCGCGGCGGTCCAACCGCTCGTCTGGCACAGCGCCGCGCGCGAGAACTTCGTCGAGGGCGTGCAGCGCATGCGCGAGCGCGTGACCGACCACATTCCCGCAGCCGAGGTCAACCGTCAGCTCAAGCTCGGCCCCGGCGGCATCCGTGACGTCGAGTTCACCGTGCAGCTGCTGCAGCTCGTGCACGGTCTCACCGACGAGCGCATCCGCCAGCGCGGAACGCTCGAGGCGCTCGACGCTCTCGTGGCCGAGGGCTACATCGGTCGCACCGAGGCCGAGGCCTTCGGCCGCGACTATCGTCTGCTGCGGCTGCTCGAGCACCGCCTTCAGCTCCGGGGTCTGCGCCGGACGGCCCTGCTGCCCGAGAAGGACGACGATCTTCGGGTGCTCGCACGAGCGTCCCGCCTGGCCGACTCGGCATCCGGAGTGCAGGCGGTGTGGGAGGGCATCAAACGCGAGGTGCGCGACATCCACGTGCGCCTGTTCTACCGCCCCCTGCTCTCGGCCGTCGCCGCCCTCCCCGAGGGGGAACGGACGCTCTCGACCGAGCAGGCGCGCGATCGGCTCGCCGCGATCGGCTTCCGCGACCCGGCCGGCGCGCTGCGCCACATCGCGGCGCTGACCAGTGGGCTCAGCCGCAAGGCCACCATCCAGCGGCACCTCATGCCGATCATGATCCGCTGGTTCGCCGACGGCGTCGACCCCGACTACGGTCTGCTCGTCTTCCGCCGCATCAGCGAGCGGCTCGGGAACACCCCGTGGTTCTTGCGCATGCTGCGCGACTCGGCGGGCGCTGCCGAGAGCCTCACACGCGTGTTGTCCGGCTCGAGGTACATCGGCGAGCTCATGGAGTGGATCCCCGAGTCGGTCGCCTGGCTCGACGACGACGCCCTGCTGCGTCCCCGCTCGGGCAAGGCCCTCGAAGAAGAGGCGCGAGCGATCCAGACGCGGTGGCAGAACATCGATGACGCGATGCGCTCGGTGCGCGCCCTCCGCCGCCGCGAGATGCTGCGCGTCGCGATGGCCGCGGTGCTCGGCACCGTGTCGCTGGAGGAACTCTCCGACGCTCTCACGACCATCACCGAGGTCACGATCCAGGCCACCCTGCGCGCCGTGCGCCGGGTCGTCGTGCCGCCCGAGGACGACGACCTCGACTTCGCGGTCATCGCGATGGGACGCTTCGGCGGCCGGGAGATCGGATTCGGTTCCGATGCCGACGTCATGTACGTCTACCGCGCGAACGGCGTCGACCCTCAGCGGGCGGGCCAACTCGCGCTCAAACTCGTCGCGGGCCTGCGCGAGCATTCGGAAGACCACCGCCTGCCGCTCGACCTGGACGCCGAGCTGCGCCCCGAGGGGCGTAGCGGTCCCCTGGCCCGCTCTCTCGATGCGTACGCCGAGTACTACCGGCGATGGTCGCTGTCGTGGGAGGCGCAGGCTTTGCTGCGCGCCCGTGGCGTGGCCGGCAGCGTGAAACTGATCGGGGCGTTCCTCGACCTCGCCGACGAGGTGCGTTACCCGGAGTCGGCCGACCCGAACGGCCTGCGCGAGATTCGCCGGATCAAGGCCCGTGTCGAGAACGAACGTCTGCCGCAGGGCGCCGACCCGGCGCGACACCTCAAGCTCGGCCCGGGCTCGATCAGCGACGTGGAATGGCTCGTGCAACTCCTGCAGTTGCAGCACGCTCGCGCGACCCCCGCGATGCGCACGACGTCTACCCTCGAGGCGCTCGAAGCGGCCGTCGATGCGGGTCACATCGAGAGCGACGCGGCCGACAAACTCGCAGCGGCGTGGCACCTGGCGAGCCGTCTGCGCTCCGCGAACACCCTGCTGTCGGGGCAGACGAGCAACGTCCTCCCCGTCGACCGCGCCAAACTCGACGGCATCGGCCGCATCCTCGAGTACGCGCCGCGCTCCGCGACGCAGGTCGAGGAAGACTACTTCGGCGCCACCCGCCGCGCCCGCCGCGTCTTCGACAAGCTCTTCTACGGCTGA
- a CDS encoding long-chain-fatty-acid--CoA ligase: MPESPYASRPWSASYAEGVPLEIDEPSQTLPEMLAASVAQFGKKTALEFFGAPTTYRELGDQVSRAAEGLRRLGVRAGDRVALVLPNSPQHVVAFYAALRLGAIVIEHNPIYTPRELRHQFEDHGARFAIVWDKLADTVAEFPADLALEKIVSVDITAALPLAKRLALRLPIAKAKAAREQLTSTPRSKRPLAWEKLLTHGTLSRKHAGPVLDDIALLQYTSGTTGTPKGAVLTHSNLRANAMQGRAWVPGLRDGEETFYGVLPLFHAYGLTLCLTFAMSIGAKLVLFPKYDLELVSAAAKKSPPTFLPAVPPIYDQLARAAARGTVDLSTVRFAISGAMSLPVATVDRWEAATGGLLVEGYGMTESSPVALGNPIGPSRRPGTVGVPFPSTDIRVVDPDDPTVDRPQGEAGELLLRGPQVFQGYWNRPSDTAATLLDGGWLRTGDIATVSPDGFVTIVDRLKEIIITGGFNVSPSEVEDVLTSHPDIAGAAVVALPKSSGQEDVAAAIVLREGVHVEPDAIRDFCKARLAAYKVPRRVVIVDDLPRSLIGKVQRREVRERLMSKA, translated from the coding sequence ATGCCCGAGTCTCCCTACGCGTCGCGTCCGTGGTCTGCCTCCTACGCCGAGGGTGTCCCCCTCGAGATCGACGAGCCTTCGCAGACGCTCCCCGAAATGCTGGCCGCGTCGGTCGCCCAGTTCGGCAAGAAGACCGCACTCGAATTCTTCGGCGCGCCCACCACCTATCGCGAGCTCGGCGACCAGGTCTCCCGGGCTGCCGAGGGACTACGGCGCCTCGGCGTGAGGGCCGGGGACCGCGTCGCTCTCGTGCTTCCGAACTCCCCGCAGCACGTGGTCGCCTTCTACGCTGCGCTCCGACTCGGTGCCATTGTCATCGAGCACAACCCGATCTACACCCCGCGCGAGCTCCGCCACCAGTTCGAGGACCACGGCGCGCGGTTCGCCATCGTCTGGGACAAGCTTGCTGACACGGTCGCGGAGTTCCCCGCCGACCTCGCGCTCGAGAAGATCGTCAGCGTCGACATCACGGCCGCACTCCCCCTGGCTAAGCGCCTCGCGCTGCGTCTCCCCATCGCGAAGGCGAAGGCCGCGCGTGAGCAGCTCACGAGCACCCCGCGCTCGAAGCGGCCGCTCGCGTGGGAGAAGCTGCTGACGCATGGCACGCTCTCGCGTAAGCACGCGGGGCCGGTTCTCGACGACATCGCACTGTTGCAATACACCAGCGGCACCACAGGTACGCCTAAGGGTGCGGTCCTCACGCACTCCAACCTCCGCGCGAACGCGATGCAGGGTCGCGCGTGGGTACCCGGCCTGCGCGACGGTGAAGAGACGTTCTATGGCGTGCTCCCGCTCTTCCACGCCTACGGACTCACGCTCTGCCTCACATTCGCGATGAGCATCGGCGCGAAACTCGTGCTGTTTCCGAAGTACGACCTCGAGCTGGTGTCGGCGGCGGCGAAGAAGAGTCCGCCGACGTTCCTTCCGGCCGTTCCTCCTATCTACGACCAGCTTGCGCGCGCCGCAGCACGCGGCACCGTCGATCTGAGCACCGTGCGGTTCGCGATCTCGGGCGCGATGAGCCTGCCCGTCGCGACCGTCGATCGCTGGGAGGCCGCGACCGGAGGGTTGCTCGTGGAAGGCTACGGCATGACCGAGTCCTCGCCCGTGGCCCTCGGCAACCCGATCGGACCGTCGCGCCGACCCGGAACGGTGGGCGTGCCGTTCCCCAGCACCGACATCCGCGTCGTGGACCCCGACGACCCCACCGTCGACCGGCCCCAGGGCGAGGCCGGCGAGCTGTTGCTGCGTGGTCCGCAGGTCTTCCAGGGGTACTGGAACCGTCCGTCCGACACGGCGGCGACGCTGCTCGACGGCGGCTGGCTGCGGACGGGCGATATCGCCACGGTCTCGCCCGACGGATTCGTCACCATCGTCGACCGACTGAAAGAGATCATCATCACCGGCGGCTTCAACGTTTCGCCGAGCGAGGTCGAAGACGTCCTCACCTCGCACCCCGACATCGCGGGAGCAGCCGTGGTCGCCCTTCCGAAGTCCAGCGGCCAAGAAGACGTCGCCGCGGCGATCGTGCTGCGCGAGGGTGTGCATGTCGAGCCCGACGCCATCCGTGACTTCTGCAAGGCGCGACTCGCGGCCTACAAGGTTCCGCGTCGAGTCGTCATCGTCGACGACCTTCCCCGCTCGCTCATCGGCAAGGTGCAGCGCCGTGAGGTCCGCGAACGCCTGATGTCCAAAGCATGA
- a CDS encoding GNAT family N-acetyltransferase has product MHFRPLADDDLAVPPSWWADRSLARDRWRDDDTRSAVVVDGGEIVAAGAIWLSRLHEDRFWLEIVVDPERRRRGIGTALTQHLSTLRSRDLPFMARGYVDDESMHFADALGARTIQTVPPARASLDALTELRTHPGVQPLAGADSSRIESAYAELYRWTHETWSPVRAGFETSLAGGLWDELDVEASALAVDESGRIRALALTFRDTDPALIVAETIARNEPEGEHLVEGCIRRAMTILAHRGLTMVDFDGHVSDPHFLPALSRLRPAGRWFRLVEIPAP; this is encoded by the coding sequence GTGCACTTCCGACCGCTGGCCGACGATGACCTCGCCGTCCCTCCCTCCTGGTGGGCTGATCGCTCACTCGCCCGCGACCGTTGGCGCGACGACGATACCCGATCAGCGGTTGTCGTCGACGGGGGCGAGATCGTCGCCGCGGGAGCGATCTGGCTCTCGCGACTGCACGAGGATCGATTCTGGCTCGAGATTGTCGTGGACCCCGAACGACGCCGACGGGGCATCGGAACCGCGCTGACACAGCACCTGTCGACGCTGCGCTCGCGCGACCTGCCCTTCATGGCACGCGGCTACGTCGACGACGAGAGCATGCACTTCGCCGATGCGTTGGGTGCTCGCACAATCCAGACCGTCCCGCCGGCGCGCGCGAGTCTCGACGCACTGACGGAGCTGCGCACCCACCCCGGGGTGCAACCGCTCGCCGGTGCCGACAGCTCGCGCATCGAGTCGGCGTACGCGGAGCTGTACCGCTGGACGCACGAAACCTGGAGCCCGGTGCGAGCCGGTTTCGAAACCTCTCTCGCCGGAGGTCTCTGGGACGAGCTGGACGTCGAGGCCTCGGCTCTCGCGGTCGACGAATCGGGCCGCATCCGAGCCCTCGCTCTCACGTTCCGCGACACCGACCCCGCGCTGATCGTCGCCGAGACGATCGCACGCAACGAGCCGGAAGGGGAGCACTTGGTCGAGGGGTGCATCCGCCGCGCGATGACGATCCTCGCCCATCGCGGTCTCACCATGGTCGATTTCGACGGACACGTGAGCGACCCGCACTTCCTCCCCGCCCTCTCGCGCCTGCGTCCGGCCGGGCGCTGGTTCCGCCTCGTCGAGATCCCGGCCCCGTGA
- a CDS encoding DUF2277 domain-containing protein, whose product MCRNIVPLHNFTPPATDAECHDAALQFVRKIVGTTTPSRANQDVFDRAVAEIAASVRHLLDDLVTNAPPKVREVEAAKRQARSAERYEAIRVFQEQKRAARAG is encoded by the coding sequence ATGTGCCGCAACATCGTTCCCCTGCACAACTTCACACCCCCCGCGACGGATGCCGAGTGCCACGACGCCGCGCTGCAGTTCGTACGCAAGATCGTGGGGACGACCACGCCGTCTCGGGCCAATCAGGACGTCTTCGATCGCGCCGTGGCTGAGATCGCGGCATCCGTCCGGCACCTGCTTGACGATCTGGTGACGAACGCCCCGCCGAAGGTTCGCGAGGTCGAGGCGGCGAAGCGGCAGGCCCGCTCCGCCGAGCGATACGAGGCGATCCGCGTCTTCCAGGAGCAGAAGCGCGCGGCCCGAGCGGGCTGA
- the glnA gene encoding type I glutamate--ammonia ligase, with translation MFKDSSEVLKFIQDEDVKFLDIRFTDLPGVQQHFNIPASTVDEEFFTVGQLFDGSSIRGFANIHESDMQLIPDVTTAYVDQFREAKTLVMIFDIYNPRNGEIYGKDPRQVAKKAEKYLASTGIADTAFFAPEAEFYIFDDVRYEVKQNSSFYSVDSEEGAWNTGREEEGGNLANKTPYKGGYFPVSPVDKTADLRDDITLKLIEAGFALERSHHEVGTGGQQEINYRFDTMLHAADDILKFKYIVKNTCEQWGKVATFMPKPLFGDNGSGMHTHQSLWNDGKPLFYDETGYGGLSDIARWYIGGLLAHAPAVLAFTNPTLNSYHRLVKGFEAPVNLVYSAGNRSAAIRIPITGTNPKAKRIEFRAPDASGNPYLAFAAQLMAGIDGIKNRIEPHEPVDKDLYELPAEEAKNIPQVPNSLLDSLEALRADHEFLLAGGVFTQELIDTWIEYKIENEIQPIAQRPHPFEYELYFGV, from the coding sequence ATGTTCAAAGATTCGTCCGAGGTGCTCAAGTTCATCCAGGACGAGGACGTCAAGTTCCTCGACATCCGTTTCACGGATCTTCCTGGTGTGCAGCAGCACTTCAACATCCCCGCCTCGACCGTCGACGAGGAGTTCTTCACCGTCGGACAGCTGTTCGATGGCTCGTCGATCCGCGGGTTCGCGAACATCCACGAGTCGGACATGCAGCTGATCCCCGACGTGACCACGGCGTACGTCGACCAGTTCCGCGAGGCCAAGACCCTCGTCATGATCTTCGACATCTACAACCCGCGCAACGGTGAGATCTACGGCAAGGACCCGCGCCAGGTCGCCAAGAAGGCCGAGAAGTACCTCGCCTCCACCGGCATCGCCGACACCGCGTTCTTCGCCCCCGAGGCTGAGTTCTACATCTTCGACGACGTGCGTTACGAAGTGAAGCAGAACTCGAGCTTCTACTCGGTCGACTCCGAGGAAGGCGCCTGGAACACCGGTCGCGAAGAAGAGGGCGGAAACCTCGCCAACAAGACCCCGTACAAGGGCGGCTACTTCCCCGTCTCCCCCGTCGACAAGACGGCGGACCTCCGCGACGACATCACCCTCAAGCTGATCGAGGCGGGTTTCGCCCTCGAGCGCTCGCACCACGAGGTCGGCACGGGTGGTCAGCAGGAGATCAACTACCGCTTCGACACGATGCTGCACGCGGCCGACGACATCTTGAAGTTCAAGTACATCGTCAAGAACACCTGCGAGCAGTGGGGCAAGGTTGCGACCTTCATGCCGAAGCCGCTCTTCGGTGACAACGGCTCGGGCATGCACACCCACCAGTCGCTGTGGAACGACGGCAAGCCGCTGTTCTACGACGAGACCGGCTACGGCGGGCTCTCCGACATCGCCCGCTGGTACATCGGTGGTCTGCTGGCGCACGCGCCCGCCGTCCTCGCCTTCACCAACCCGACCCTCAACAGCTACCACCGCCTGGTGAAGGGCTTCGAGGCGCCGGTCAACCTGGTGTACTCGGCCGGTAACCGCTCCGCCGCCATCCGCATCCCGATCACGGGCACCAACCCCAAGGCCAAGCGCATCGAGTTCCGTGCGCCCGACGCCTCGGGCAACCCGTACCTGGCATTCGCGGCCCAGCTGATGGCCGGCATCGACGGCATCAAGAACCGCATCGAGCCGCACGAGCCCGTCGACAAGGACCTCTACGAGCTCCCCGCCGAAGAGGCCAAGAACATCCCGCAGGTTCCGAACTCGCTCCTCGACTCGCTCGAGGCTCTACGCGCCGACCACGAGTTCCTGCTCGCCGGTGGCGTCTTCACGCAGGAGCTCATCGACACCTGGATCGAGTACAAGATCGAGAACGAGATCCAGCCGATCGCCCAGCGCCCGCACCCCTTCGAGTACGAGCTGTACTTCGGGGTCTGA
- a CDS encoding RDD family protein yields the protein MSLPAENDYPGQRLGLPREGRGSIARPGRRIAALLIDVASAGLIGYAFFSAPDPVTGVPFANPIATNLIFFTVQILFIPLLGGSPGHRIMGMRLELASGGWVGVWRPIVRTVLLAVIIPAVVWDADQRGLHDKVVGTVLVRT from the coding sequence GTGAGCCTCCCCGCCGAGAACGATTATCCGGGCCAGCGGCTCGGCCTTCCCCGCGAGGGTCGCGGCTCCATCGCCCGGCCGGGGCGCCGGATCGCGGCGCTGTTGATCGACGTCGCGAGCGCCGGTCTGATCGGATACGCGTTCTTCTCCGCCCCCGACCCTGTAACCGGCGTCCCGTTCGCGAACCCGATCGCGACGAACCTCATCTTCTTCACCGTGCAGATCCTGTTCATCCCGCTCTTGGGCGGAAGCCCGGGGCACCGGATCATGGGGATGCGGCTCGAGCTGGCATCCGGGGGCTGGGTGGGCGTCTGGCGCCCGATCGTCCGCACCGTACTGCTGGCCGTGATCATCCCCGCCGTCGTCTGGGACGCCGATCAGCGTGGCCTGCACGACAAGGTGGTCGGCACGGTTCTCGTCCGCACCTGA
- a CDS encoding DUF4191 domain-containing protein — protein MAARTTTPEKRPGFFSQLKTLYTFTQKEYRWLPFLLAGIVLVGIALGVLVGFLIPPLAAWSVILWGVTGLLAGILASMITMTRLSTTAMYKKIDGMPGATGHVLSSSLGRNWQASEAPIGVNPRTQEAVYRAIGRGGVVLIGEGNRSRLTRLVGEERSRVTRVAAGVPVTVLYVGHGDDEVPIAKLASTIKALPKKVDRSTMAAVIKRVSSVSQGLSSLPIPKGVDPTKMRSPRPR, from the coding sequence ATGGCCGCTCGCACCACCACGCCCGAGAAGCGTCCGGGCTTCTTCTCGCAGCTGAAAACCCTGTACACCTTCACGCAGAAGGAGTACCGGTGGCTGCCGTTCCTGCTGGCCGGAATCGTGCTGGTGGGCATCGCCCTCGGCGTGCTCGTCGGCTTCCTCATCCCGCCGCTCGCCGCATGGAGCGTCATCCTCTGGGGTGTGACGGGTCTGCTGGCCGGCATCCTGGCCTCGATGATCACCATGACACGTCTCTCGACGACGGCCATGTACAAGAAGATCGACGGCATGCCCGGCGCGACCGGGCACGTGCTGTCGTCGTCTCTCGGTCGTAACTGGCAGGCCTCGGAGGCGCCGATCGGCGTCAACCCCCGCACGCAGGAGGCCGTCTACCGCGCCATCGGCCGCGGTGGCGTCGTGCTCATCGGCGAGGGCAACCGCAGCCGACTGACGCGTCTCGTCGGCGAGGAGCGTTCCCGCGTGACGCGTGTCGCGGCCGGCGTCCCCGTCACCGTGCTCTACGTCGGTCACGGCGACGACGAGGTGCCGATCGCCAAGCTGGCCTCGACCATCAAGGCGCTGCCCAAGAAGGTCGACCGCTCGACGATGGCTGCCGTCATCAAGCGTGTGTCGTCGGTGTCGCAGGGCCTGTCGTCGTTGCCGATCCCGAAGGGTGTCGACCCGACCAAGATGCGCTCACCGCGCCCCCGTTGA